In a single window of the Scyliorhinus canicula chromosome 1, sScyCan1.1, whole genome shotgun sequence genome:
- the c19h1orf109 gene encoding uncharacterized protein C1orf109 homolog: MAPRQALLAVLQALEKCFQVIEQQHNSWQSTLTECLPILSSLSNLVEQLQACNKVVFKNTAFREFTDLQLRLKYKLTQAIEISLEQLGEKMSVLKMVRNTTNHQVATCFQMYERHADVIGLTAVLERSCLCPSIADMLEWLQDVQRFYRSQYLSRKLLLQDISPDNLPSIQALPQSWSRVSEQMDQDLVRDTLLKVTYFIETPEGF, from the exons ATGGCTCCAAGACAAGCATTGCTAGCTGTTCTTCAAGCCCTGGAGAAATGTTTCCAGGTCATTGAGCAGCAACACAATTCATGGCAAAGTACATTGACAGAATGTCTCCCCATCCTGAGCTCACTGAGTAACCTGGTGGAGCAACTCCAGGCGTGCAACAAAGTTGTGTTCAAGAATACTGCCTTTCGAGAATTCACTGATCTGCAACTCCGTCTGAAGTACAAACTCACCCAGGCTATCGAAATCAGCTTGGAACAACTTGGTGAAAAAAT GAGTGTTTTAAAAATGGTGCGGAACACAACGAATCATCAAGTGGCAACGTGCTTCCAAATGTACGAACGACATGCTGATGTCATTGGTTTGACTGCAGTCCTTGAACGTTCATGTCTCTGCCCTTCAATAGCAGATATGCTGGAATGGCTTCAAGATGTTCAACGGTTTTACAGAAGCCA ATATCTATCCAGGAAACTCTTACTTCAAGACATCAGCCCTGATAATCTGCCAAGTATTCAGGCTCTTCCCCAATCCTGGAGCCGTGTGTCAGAACAAATGGATCAGGACTTGGTTCGAG ATACTCTACTAAAGGTGACATACTTCATAGAAACGCCTGAAGGCTTCTAG